The following are encoded together in the Streptomyces sp. NBC_00341 genome:
- a CDS encoding nuclear transport factor 2 family protein, with amino-acid sequence MAVNAPVPVLASASTTTRAAVEELLRRIGAGDPERIAELYAERGDWKLDWPEAEHGRTATPWIRHRSTRADAAAHYRELGEHHVPGSAATEIERVLVEGDDAVVVGEIRQTARSTGRAYRARFALHLTFEDGLVTRHHVYEDSLAVARAFEAEDPSANPGRQE; translated from the coding sequence ATGGCAGTTAACGCGCCTGTGCCCGTGCTCGCATCCGCGTCCACGACCACCCGTGCCGCCGTGGAGGAGCTGCTGCGCCGGATCGGTGCGGGGGACCCGGAGCGCATCGCCGAGCTGTACGCCGAGCGGGGTGACTGGAAGCTGGACTGGCCGGAGGCCGAGCACGGCCGGACCGCCACCCCGTGGATCCGGCACCGCTCCACCCGGGCCGACGCCGCCGCGCACTACCGCGAGCTGGGCGAGCACCACGTGCCCGGGTCCGCTGCCACCGAGATCGAGCGCGTCCTGGTGGAGGGCGACGACGCGGTCGTGGTCGGGGAGATCCGGCAGACGGCCCGGTCCACCGGACGCGCCTACCGCGCACGGTTCGCCCTGCACCTCACGTTCGAGGACGGGTTGGTCACCCGGCACCACGTCTACGAGGACAGCCTCGCGGTGGCACGGGCCTTCGAGGCGGAGGACCCGAGCGCGAACCCCGGCCGCCAGGAGTGA
- a CDS encoding D-alanyl-D-alanine carboxypeptidase family protein: protein MNIGIKGISRVSATATVALTAGAVIAGGAFASQAQAAAPKPPTIVAKGGYVMNNGTGKSLFSKAADTRRSTGSTTKIMTARVVLATKGLNLDSKVTIQKAYSDYIVSKGASSARLIVGDKVTVRQLMYGLMLPSGCDAAYALADKFGSGSTRAARVKSFIGKMNSTAKTLGLKNTHFDSFDGIGNGSNYSTPKDLTKIASSAMKYSTFRSVVKTKSTKQKVTTKSGGYRYMSWTNTNKLLGSYSGAIGVKTGSGPSAKYCLVFAATRKGKTVIGTVLTATSESTRTSDAKKLMDYGFKK, encoded by the coding sequence GTGAATATCGGCATTAAGGGCATAAGCCGCGTATCGGCCACCGCAACGGTCGCCCTCACCGCAGGTGCCGTCATCGCGGGAGGCGCGTTCGCCTCCCAGGCCCAGGCCGCAGCGCCGAAGCCGCCGACGATCGTCGCCAAGGGCGGCTACGTGATGAACAACGGCACCGGAAAATCCCTGTTCAGCAAGGCCGCGGACACCCGTCGTTCCACCGGCTCCACCACCAAGATCATGACCGCCCGGGTGGTGCTGGCCACGAAGGGCCTCAACCTGGACTCCAAGGTCACGATCCAGAAGGCGTACAGCGACTACATCGTCTCCAAGGGCGCGTCCTCGGCCCGCCTCATCGTGGGCGACAAGGTCACGGTCCGCCAGCTGATGTACGGGCTGATGCTGCCGTCCGGCTGCGACGCCGCGTACGCCCTGGCCGACAAGTTCGGCTCCGGCTCCACGCGCGCGGCCCGGGTGAAGTCGTTCATCGGCAAGATGAACAGCACGGCCAAGACCCTCGGCCTGAAGAACACGCACTTCGACTCCTTCGACGGCATAGGGAACGGGTCCAACTACTCGACCCCGAAGGACCTCACGAAGATCGCGAGCAGCGCGATGAAGTACTCCACCTTCCGCAGCGTCGTCAAGACCAAGTCGACCAAGCAGAAGGTCACGACGAAGAGCGGTGGCTACCGCTACATGTCGTGGACCAACACCAACAAGCTGCTGGGTTCGTACAGCGGCGCGATCGGTGTGAAGACGGGCTCCGGCCCCTCGGCCAAGTACTGCCTGGTCTTCGCCGCGACCCGCAAGGGCAAGACGGTCATCGGCACGGTCCTGACGGCCACGTCCGAGTCCACCCGGACCTCGGACGCGAAGAAGCTCATGGACTACGGCTTCAAGAAGTAG
- a CDS encoding nitrate/nitrite transporter, producing MSSAASPTLSLPGDPPGGRRAARVWGVGVAVYFVAIIFRTSLGVAGLDAADRFDVNASALSTFSILQLLVYAGMQIPVGLMVDRLGTKKVLAIGAVLFTLGQLGFALSPSYGAALASRALLGCGDAMTFISVLRLGTRWFPARRGPMIGQVAALFGMAGNLVSTLVIARSLHGLGWTTTFVGSSLAGVVVLVLLLLFLKDHPEGHEPPPAEHAGAAYVRKQIAAAWREPGTRLGMWVHFTTQFPAMVFLLLWGMPFLVEAQGLSRGTAGELLTLVVLSNMAVGLVYGQIIARHHAARLPLALGTVAATALLWASAILYPGDHAPMWLLITLCVVLGACGPASMIGFDFARPANPPERQGTASGIVNMGGFIASMTTLFAVGVLLDATGDNFRIAFASVFVLEALGITQILRLRLRAAHREREHHVISRVEAVHVPA from the coding sequence GTGAGCTCCGCCGCCTCCCCCACCCTCTCCCTGCCCGGCGATCCGCCCGGCGGCCGGCGTGCCGCCCGGGTCTGGGGCGTCGGGGTCGCCGTCTACTTCGTCGCCATCATCTTCCGCACCAGCCTGGGCGTCGCCGGACTCGACGCCGCCGACCGGTTCGACGTCAACGCCTCCGCGCTCTCCACCTTCTCCATCCTCCAGCTGCTCGTCTACGCGGGCATGCAGATACCCGTCGGCCTGATGGTGGACCGGCTGGGCACCAAGAAGGTCCTCGCCATCGGCGCCGTCCTGTTCACCCTCGGACAGCTCGGCTTCGCGCTCTCCCCCTCGTACGGTGCCGCGCTGGCCTCCCGCGCCCTGCTGGGCTGCGGCGACGCGATGACGTTCATCAGCGTGCTGCGGCTGGGGACGCGCTGGTTCCCGGCCCGGCGCGGCCCGATGATCGGTCAGGTCGCCGCCCTCTTCGGGATGGCGGGCAACCTCGTCTCGACGCTGGTGATCGCCCGCTCGCTGCACGGCCTCGGCTGGACCACCACCTTCGTCGGCAGCTCGCTGGCCGGGGTCGTGGTGCTGGTCCTGCTGCTGCTCTTCCTGAAGGACCACCCGGAGGGCCACGAACCGCCGCCCGCGGAGCACGCCGGAGCCGCGTACGTGCGCAAGCAGATCGCCGCCGCCTGGCGGGAACCCGGCACCCGGCTCGGAATGTGGGTGCACTTCACCACGCAGTTCCCGGCCATGGTGTTCCTGCTGCTGTGGGGCATGCCGTTCCTGGTCGAGGCGCAGGGGCTGAGCCGGGGGACGGCGGGCGAGCTGCTCACCCTGGTGGTGCTCTCCAACATGGCCGTCGGCCTGGTCTACGGCCAGATCATCGCCCGGCACCACGCGGCCCGGCTGCCGCTCGCGCTGGGCACGGTCGCGGCGACGGCACTGCTGTGGGCGTCGGCCATCCTGTACCCGGGCGACCATGCGCCGATGTGGCTGCTGATCACGCTGTGCGTGGTGCTCGGCGCCTGTGGGCCCGCGTCGATGATCGGCTTCGACTTCGCCCGCCCGGCCAACCCGCCGGAGCGCCAGGGCACCGCGTCGGGGATCGTCAACATGGGCGGCTTCATCGCGTCGATGACCACACTGTTCGCGGTCGGCGTGCTGCTGGACGCGACCGGCGACAACTTCCGCATCGCGTTCGCCTCGGTCTTCGTCCTGGAGGCCCTCGGCATCACGCAGATCCTGCGGCTGCGGCTCAGGGCCGCGCACCGGGAGCGCGAGCACCATGTGATCAGCCGCGTGGAGGCCGTGCACGTACCCGCGTGA
- a CDS encoding S41 family peptidase → MRLRSSKAATVLVALALTGGAIAPAAAARPGSADGTWRVNGYGTVLRIADGRLQEYQTTSVSCLEGESAQQTGQGVFRAGDGTILTVRPDAGSLELSGSVGRRELRRIGRLPQACERPTATDPVTTFDVFWQSFGENYPFFDAKGIDWHAVRETYRPKVHATTERDELFALFSEMVKPLYDAHVAVFDGDRYFAVSRPGTAVPGPELDTRIKNHIVARDLKGKKPREFASGRISYADLPEGLGYLRISGFAGYDTEDPAYAAQLARLDEALDTVLTAGRTASLQGLVIDVRINGGGSDALGVHIAERLTDTPYVAYRKRTQYTRPRPVPVQPAKGRPRYTGPVAVLTSGTTYSAGETFTQALIDRPGRTIRIGEPTQGVFSDTMDRVLPNGMALWLPNEEFLTRSGRTFDGAGIPPHIRTPVFTEEEFTKNRDSAFDAAVAALRH, encoded by the coding sequence GTGCGACTTCGGAGTTCCAAGGCCGCGACGGTACTCGTGGCGCTGGCCCTCACCGGCGGGGCGATCGCGCCCGCCGCGGCGGCGCGACCGGGGTCGGCCGACGGCACCTGGCGGGTGAACGGGTACGGCACCGTCCTGCGCATCGCGGACGGTCGGTTGCAGGAGTACCAGACGACCTCGGTGAGCTGCCTGGAGGGCGAGTCCGCGCAGCAGACGGGGCAGGGCGTGTTCCGGGCCGGTGACGGGACGATCCTCACCGTGCGGCCGGACGCCGGTTCGCTGGAGCTGTCCGGTTCTGTGGGGCGCAGGGAACTGCGGCGGATCGGGCGGCTGCCGCAGGCGTGCGAACGCCCCACCGCCACGGACCCGGTGACGACGTTCGACGTCTTCTGGCAGTCCTTCGGGGAGAACTACCCGTTCTTCGACGCCAAGGGCATCGACTGGCACGCCGTGCGCGAGACGTACCGGCCGAAGGTGCACGCGACCACGGAGCGCGACGAACTGTTCGCGCTGTTCAGCGAGATGGTGAAGCCGCTGTACGACGCGCATGTGGCCGTCTTCGACGGAGACCGCTACTTCGCGGTGAGCCGGCCGGGAACGGCGGTGCCCGGTCCGGAGCTGGACACTAGGATCAAGAACCACATCGTGGCCCGCGACCTCAAGGGCAAGAAGCCCAGGGAGTTCGCGAGCGGGCGGATCAGCTACGCGGACCTGCCGGAAGGGCTGGGCTATCTGCGGATCTCCGGATTCGCCGGGTACGACACGGAGGACCCCGCCTACGCCGCCCAGTTGGCCCGGCTCGACGAGGCGCTGGACACCGTCCTGACCGCCGGGCGCACGGCGTCGCTCCAGGGGCTGGTCATCGACGTACGGATCAACGGCGGCGGCTCCGACGCGCTCGGCGTGCACATCGCGGAGCGGCTCACGGACACCCCGTACGTCGCCTACCGCAAGCGCACCCAGTACACCCGGCCCCGGCCCGTCCCCGTACAGCCCGCGAAGGGCAGGCCGCGTTACACCGGCCCCGTCGCCGTACTGACCTCCGGGACGACGTACAGCGCGGGCGAGACCTTCACGCAGGCGCTCATCGACCGGCCCGGCCGGACGATCCGGATCGGGGAGCCGACCCAGGGCGTCTTCTCGGACACGATGGACCGGGTGCTGCCGAACGGCATGGCGCTGTGGCTGCCGAACGAGGAGTTCCTGACCCGTTCCGGCCGGACCTTCGACGGGGCGGGCATCCCGCCGCACATCCGTACGCCGGTCTTCACCGAGGAGGAGTTCACGAAGAACCGCGACTCGGCGTTCGACGCGGCGGTGGCGGCGTTGCGCCACTGA
- a CDS encoding maleylpyruvate isomerase family mycothiol-dependent enzyme, translating to MTVHPSLQTYADAWTHSIESIAELVSPLAEGEWNGRTPCPNWSVRDIVSHIIGMECEQLGDPRPIHTLPRDLYHVQSDFARYMEMQVDVRRHHTAPEMTSELEYTIIRRSRQLRNETRDPETMTRAPLGAEQTLELALRMRAFDVWVHEQDLRTTLGKPGNLDSPGAVIVRDTLLAALPAVVAKDAGAPANSAVVLDVHGPVEFLRTVRVDAEGRGSVDGAPSLGPAVTLAMDWETYVRLACGRVRASTVADGIKTEGDQELAAAILRNFAVTP from the coding sequence GTGACCGTCCATCCCAGCCTCCAGACCTACGCCGATGCCTGGACCCACTCCATCGAGTCGATAGCCGAGCTGGTGAGCCCACTCGCCGAGGGGGAGTGGAACGGCCGTACTCCATGCCCCAACTGGTCGGTGCGCGACATCGTGTCGCACATCATCGGCATGGAGTGTGAGCAGCTCGGTGACCCGCGCCCCATCCACACCCTGCCGCGCGATCTCTACCATGTGCAGAGCGACTTCGCCCGCTACATGGAGATGCAGGTCGATGTGCGGCGTCACCACACCGCGCCGGAGATGACCTCCGAGCTGGAGTACACGATCATCCGGCGGTCCCGTCAGCTGCGCAACGAGACGCGTGACCCGGAAACCATGACGCGCGCGCCGCTCGGTGCCGAGCAGACCCTCGAACTGGCGCTGCGGATGCGCGCCTTCGACGTCTGGGTGCACGAGCAGGATCTGCGGACGACGCTGGGGAAGCCCGGCAACCTGGACTCCCCCGGTGCCGTGATCGTCCGGGACACGCTGCTGGCCGCGCTGCCGGCGGTGGTCGCCAAGGACGCGGGCGCACCGGCCAACTCGGCCGTCGTGCTGGATGTGCACGGTCCGGTGGAGTTCCTGCGGACGGTCCGGGTCGACGCGGAGGGCCGCGGCTCCGTGGACGGTGCGCCGTCGCTGGGTCCCGCGGTGACGCTGGCGATGGACTGGGAGACGTACGTACGGCTGGCCTGCGGCCGGGTGCGGGCGAGCACGGTCGCGGACGGCATCAAGACCGAGGGCGATCAGGAGCTGGCCGCCGCCATCCTGCGGAACTTCGCCGTCACTCCGTAG
- a CDS encoding VOC family protein gives MAATIDLTLDAADAQALAAFWRTALGYIDEPPPAPFRTREEWHASFDLPEDDSVDDGAWLCDPDGNGPRLAILKVPEPKTAKNRLHMDVRVPGHGTPDERWARIRAESERLVGAGGTVLEAFDGHHIMMADPEGNEFCVAAGPA, from the coding sequence ATGGCAGCCACCATCGATCTGACCCTGGACGCCGCGGACGCGCAGGCCCTCGCAGCTTTCTGGAGGACCGCCCTCGGCTACATCGACGAACCACCGCCCGCGCCCTTCCGCACCCGCGAGGAATGGCACGCGTCCTTCGACCTGCCGGAGGACGACTCCGTGGACGACGGCGCGTGGCTCTGCGATCCCGACGGCAACGGCCCCCGCCTGGCCATCCTCAAGGTCCCCGAGCCCAAGACCGCGAAGAACCGGCTCCACATGGACGTCCGGGTGCCGGGGCACGGCACGCCCGACGAGCGCTGGGCCCGGATCAGAGCGGAGTCCGAACGCCTGGTGGGGGCGGGCGGCACCGTCCTGGAGGCGTTCGACGGCCACCACATCATGATGGCGGACCCGGAGGGCAACGAGTTCTGCGTGGCGGCCGGTCCCGCCTGA
- a CDS encoding DUF397 domain-containing protein, producing the protein MTDSHFTKSSYSEPQGECVEVARNIPHTVAVRDSKRLDSPVLLLAPAAWDAFRETLGRQA; encoded by the coding sequence GTGACCGACTCTCACTTCACGAAGTCCAGTTACAGCGAGCCGCAAGGCGAGTGCGTCGAAGTGGCTCGCAACATCCCCCACACCGTCGCCGTCCGCGACTCCAAGCGGCTGGACAGCCCCGTCCTGCTCCTCGCCCCCGCCGCGTGGGACGCCTTCCGGGAGACCCTGGGGCGACAGGCGTAG
- a CDS encoding DUF1062 domain-containing protein gives MLNNWVVMPTCLPLVLRRCHTCASGSFRANGKFRVNANHKLLDAWLLALCTTCGETTKLTVLERAHVRSIRPELLDRMHDNDPGLAAELLQDPVLRRRNHIALDWTDAWRLDTGEPAGPAEPDGPDGDMDREVIDVSVRFAARIPVRPVRLIADGCGLSRAEAGRLITDGKLVFAIRLTGRTAADFTFMLKR, from the coding sequence GTGCTCAACAACTGGGTCGTCATGCCCACTTGCCTTCCGCTCGTCCTGCGCCGCTGCCATACGTGCGCGTCCGGGAGCTTCCGGGCGAACGGCAAGTTCCGCGTCAACGCCAACCACAAGCTCCTCGATGCGTGGCTCCTCGCGCTCTGCACCACGTGCGGGGAGACCACCAAGCTCACGGTCCTGGAACGGGCGCACGTGCGCTCCATCCGGCCCGAACTGCTGGACCGGATGCACGACAACGATCCCGGCCTGGCGGCCGAGCTGCTCCAGGACCCGGTCCTACGGCGCCGCAACCACATCGCCCTCGACTGGACCGACGCCTGGCGCCTCGACACCGGCGAACCGGCTGGACCGGCTGAACCGGATGGACCGGATGGTGACATGGACCGCGAGGTGATCGACGTATCGGTCCGCTTCGCGGCGCGGATTCCGGTCCGGCCGGTGCGGCTGATCGCCGACGGGTGCGGTCTCTCGCGGGCGGAGGCCGGCAGGCTGATCACGGACGGAAAGCTCGTCTTTGCGATCCGCCTGACCGGCAGAACGGCCGCCGACTTCACCTTCATGCTGAAGCGCTGA
- a CDS encoding esterase-like activity of phytase family protein codes for MKSSLFRRASLAALVLVTTVAPAVAAQSDGAAARTESVVKSRIGAQARLLGEKIVPHKLAFQGTTVGGLSGLDRNPCTGEYVAISDDRSVLQPARFYTAKIAVDGAGVHSVDFTGTHPFLQPDGSVYPPASAGDGKAVDPEEVRVDPRSCRYWWAQEGDRPKSASEPLIQPSIQFAGRHGAYRGQLPLPANYENTMTDRGLRRNKAVEAITFGDRDRVLTSAVEGPLLQDGPEPTLEHGALVRVTQQSRKGDVLGQFAYPLEKIFAASDPTSPWGPDTGVSSILAFPDDPSRFLVLERSWVAGSGYKIRLYDATTRGATDVRNVDSLAGHRVQPMRKKLVADFDDLGLSTVDNTEGMTWGPALRGGERSLVLVSDDNFADDAVTQFVALGIRSR; via the coding sequence ATGAAATCTTCCTTGTTCCGCCGCGCCTCTCTCGCGGCCCTGGTGCTGGTGACGACGGTGGCCCCCGCTGTGGCGGCCCAGTCGGACGGCGCTGCCGCGCGGACGGAATCCGTTGTGAAGTCCCGCATCGGGGCGCAGGCCCGGTTGCTGGGCGAGAAGATCGTTCCGCACAAACTCGCTTTCCAGGGCACGACGGTCGGCGGTCTGTCCGGCCTCGACCGGAACCCGTGCACGGGTGAGTACGTCGCGATCAGCGACGACCGCTCTGTTCTTCAGCCCGCCCGCTTCTACACCGCGAAGATCGCGGTGGACGGCGCCGGGGTGCATTCCGTCGACTTCACCGGCACGCACCCGTTCCTCCAGCCCGACGGTTCCGTCTACCCGCCCGCGAGCGCCGGGGACGGCAAGGCGGTGGACCCGGAGGAGGTGCGGGTGGACCCGCGCAGCTGCCGGTACTGGTGGGCCCAGGAGGGCGACCGGCCCAAGTCGGCGAGTGAACCGCTGATCCAGCCGTCCATCCAGTTCGCCGGACGCCACGGTGCCTACCGGGGACAGCTGCCGCTGCCGGCCAACTACGAGAACACGATGACCGATCGGGGCCTGCGGCGGAACAAGGCCGTCGAGGCGATCACGTTCGGGGACAGGGACCGGGTGCTGACCAGCGCGGTCGAGGGCCCGCTGCTCCAGGACGGGCCGGAACCGACCCTGGAACACGGCGCCCTGGTCCGCGTCACGCAGCAGAGCCGCAAGGGCGACGTGCTCGGGCAGTTCGCCTATCCGCTGGAGAAGATCTTCGCCGCGTCGGACCCGACCAGCCCGTGGGGGCCGGACACCGGGGTGTCCTCGATCCTCGCGTTCCCCGACGACCCCAGCCGCTTCCTCGTACTCGAACGCAGCTGGGTCGCGGGCTCCGGCTACAAGATCCGGCTCTACGACGCCACCACCCGGGGTGCGACCGACGTGCGGAACGTCGACTCGCTCGCCGGCCACCGGGTCCAGCCGATGCGGAAGAAGCTGGTCGCGGACTTCGACGACCTGGGCCTGTCCACCGTCGACAACACCGAGGGCATGACGTGGGGCCCGGCCCTTCGGGGCGGCGAACGGTCGCTGGTCCTGGTCAGTGACGACAACTTCGCGGACGACGCGGTCACTCAGTTCGTCGCGCTGGGAATCCGCTCCCGCTGA
- a CDS encoding GntR family transcriptional regulator produces MPAPASSPVRPPVKRPPAAERVYTHIKEAVLDRRYEGGTLLTEGDLADAVGVSRTPVREALLRLEVEGLIKLYPKKGALVLAVSAQEIADVVETRLLVEEFAVRRAVPASAKLIARLEELLDEQRQMSEAGDLAAVSVKDRCFHAEIVRHAGNEILSRLYDQLRDRQLRMGVAVMEAHPGRIAANITEHGELLEAIRSGDADGAAQVVRRHVSRVKVLVRGEDR; encoded by the coding sequence ATGCCTGCCCCAGCCTCCTCGCCCGTCCGCCCGCCCGTGAAGCGGCCCCCCGCCGCCGAGCGCGTCTACACCCACATCAAGGAAGCGGTCCTGGACCGCCGTTACGAGGGCGGGACGCTCCTCACCGAGGGCGATCTCGCGGACGCCGTCGGGGTCTCCCGCACGCCCGTGCGCGAGGCGCTGCTGCGGCTGGAGGTGGAGGGGCTGATCAAGCTCTACCCGAAGAAGGGCGCCCTGGTGCTCGCCGTCTCCGCGCAGGAGATCGCGGACGTCGTGGAGACCCGGCTGCTGGTCGAGGAGTTCGCCGTGCGCCGGGCCGTGCCCGCCTCCGCGAAGCTGATCGCCCGGCTGGAGGAGCTCCTCGATGAGCAGCGGCAGATGTCGGAGGCGGGTGATCTGGCGGCCGTCTCCGTGAAGGACCGCTGTTTCCACGCCGAGATCGTCCGGCACGCCGGCAACGAGATCCTGTCCCGCCTCTACGACCAGCTGCGCGACCGGCAGCTGCGGATGGGCGTCGCCGTCATGGAGGCCCACCCCGGCAGGATCGCCGCGAACATCACCGAGCACGGTGAGCTGCTGGAGGCGATCAGGTCCGGTGACGCGGACGGTGCCGCGCAGGTCGTGCGCCGCCATGTGAGCCGGGTCAAGGTGCTGGTCAGGGGGGAGGACCGGTGA
- a CDS encoding carboxylesterase/lipase family protein, whose amino-acid sequence MSTRKSRASALAAVAVALAAMFAATVDASGVAQANSGTPSALPTLVTTAEGPVRGTATGAVRTFQGIPYAAPPTGSHRWKEPQPVSRWTSPLDARTPGSACGQPTDQPIAIAGGGSEDCLSLNVTTPAARTKGRLPVIVWIHGGSFTYGDGATYHAAKLAAAQQGAMVVTVNYRLGAFGFLTAPGLHAPANLGLLDQQSALKWVRRNAGAFGGDPRNVTIMGQSGGGYSVCAQLVSPGARGLFSKAIVQSAGCVGPDGSFTRAEAEANGRTVAEAAGCDDPRTVDSCLRGRSTEELIEASLSGHDGYRPVVDGKVLPEAPSQAITAGRFTRVPVLHGSNHDEMSGLAALDEVSTGQPLTAEGYAGKVTEQFGQNAPAVLAEYPAARYPAPGAALSAVLTDSEWSTAALDTQRALARYTPVHAYDFAEASSPYFRGAPRPAGFSLGTGHMIDLAYLFENDLFEPLDAAQAGLSDTVTAYWSRFAATGQMNGHDSPAWKPFTTRAPYVQRLASDRIGPTDFAADHHYAFWKALAPSQ is encoded by the coding sequence ATGAGCACCAGGAAGTCCCGCGCCTCAGCCCTTGCCGCGGTCGCCGTCGCCCTCGCCGCGATGTTCGCCGCCACGGTGGACGCGAGCGGAGTCGCCCAGGCGAACTCCGGCACCCCGTCCGCCCTCCCCACCCTGGTGACGACGGCCGAGGGCCCGGTCCGGGGCACGGCCACGGGTGCGGTGCGCACGTTCCAGGGCATCCCCTACGCGGCCCCGCCGACCGGTTCGCACAGGTGGAAGGAGCCGCAGCCGGTGAGCCGCTGGACGTCGCCGCTGGACGCCCGCACCCCGGGGAGCGCCTGCGGACAGCCGACCGACCAGCCCATCGCGATCGCGGGCGGCGGCAGCGAGGACTGCCTCAGCCTGAATGTCACGACTCCGGCCGCGCGGACGAAGGGGCGGCTGCCGGTCATCGTCTGGATCCACGGCGGCAGCTTCACCTACGGCGACGGCGCCACCTACCACGCGGCCAAGCTGGCCGCCGCGCAGCAGGGCGCGATGGTCGTGACGGTCAACTACCGGCTCGGAGCGTTCGGCTTCCTCACCGCACCCGGCCTGCACGCACCGGCCAACCTGGGCCTCCTCGACCAGCAGTCCGCGCTGAAATGGGTCAGGCGCAACGCCGGTGCCTTCGGCGGCGACCCCCGCAACGTCACGATCATGGGGCAGTCCGGCGGCGGCTACAGCGTCTGCGCCCAGCTCGTGTCGCCCGGCGCGCGCGGGCTCTTCAGCAAGGCGATCGTGCAGAGTGCGGGCTGCGTCGGCCCGGACGGCTCGTTCACCCGCGCGGAGGCGGAGGCCAACGGCCGGACCGTCGCAGAGGCCGCGGGCTGCGACGACCCGCGCACCGTCGACTCCTGCCTGCGGGGCAGATCCACCGAAGAGCTCATCGAGGCGTCCCTCTCCGGACACGACGGCTACCGGCCCGTGGTCGACGGCAAGGTTCTGCCCGAGGCCCCGTCACAGGCGATCACCGCCGGACGGTTCACGCGGGTACCGGTGCTCCACGGCTCCAACCACGACGAGATGAGCGGGCTGGCCGCGCTCGACGAGGTCTCGACCGGACAGCCGCTGACCGCCGAGGGATACGCCGGGAAGGTCACCGAGCAGTTCGGGCAGAACGCTCCCGCGGTCCTGGCCGAGTACCCGGCCGCGCGCTACCCGGCGCCCGGAGCGGCGCTGTCGGCCGTGCTGACCGACTCGGAGTGGTCGACCGCGGCGCTCGACACCCAGCGGGCGCTGGCCCGCTACACCCCCGTGCACGCCTACGACTTCGCCGAGGCCTCGTCCCCGTACTTCCGGGGCGCGCCCCGGCCGGCCGGCTTCTCGCTCGGCACCGGCCACATGATCGACCTGGCCTACCTGTTCGAGAACGACCTCTTCGAGCCGCTCGACGCCGCCCAGGCCGGGCTGTCGGACACGGTGACCGCCTACTGGAGTCGGTTCGCCGCCACGGGACAGATGAACGGACATGACAGTCCCGCATGGAAGCCGTTCACGACGCGCGCCCCCTACGTGCAGCGGCTCGCCTCCGACCGCATCGGGCCCACCGACTTCGCGGCCGACCACCACTACGCCTTCTGGAAGGCGCTCGCCCCCTCGCAGTGA
- a CDS encoding TetR/AcrR family transcriptional regulator, with translation MGNREKLLEAAGQCLFAKGYERTTVRDLASAAGVSMAAIGYHFGSKEALLNQALFEALDSGGQAFGPSEGDAGLGALWRRLIEAFSANETFWIANLETVLRAQRDPELREQVTAGLRQGRSGMAREVTGTAETELSEATIRTLGSVQLALVSGLMMQHLTDPGSAPTADEVLEGLRALAAHLPEAAPKEA, from the coding sequence ATGGGAAACCGGGAGAAGCTGCTGGAGGCGGCCGGTCAGTGCCTCTTCGCGAAGGGCTACGAGCGCACGACGGTCCGCGACCTCGCCTCCGCGGCGGGTGTGAGCATGGCGGCGATCGGCTATCACTTCGGCTCGAAGGAAGCGCTGCTCAACCAGGCGCTCTTCGAGGCGCTCGACTCGGGGGGCCAGGCCTTCGGGCCCTCGGAGGGCGACGCCGGCCTCGGCGCGCTGTGGCGCCGGCTGATCGAGGCGTTCTCGGCCAACGAGACCTTCTGGATCGCCAACCTGGAGACCGTCCTGCGTGCCCAGCGCGATCCGGAACTGCGTGAGCAGGTGACCGCCGGGCTGCGCCAAGGGCGCAGCGGCATGGCGCGGGAGGTCACCGGAACCGCGGAGACCGAGCTCTCCGAAGCGACGATCCGCACCCTCGGCTCGGTGCAACTGGCCCTCGTCAGCGGTCTGATGATGCAGCACCTCACCGACCCCGGAAGCGCGCCCACCGCCGATGAGGTGCTGGAGGGGTTGCGGGCACTGGCCGCCCACCTTCCCGAGGCGGCACCCAAGGAGGCGTGA